Proteins from a genomic interval of Tautonia rosea:
- a CDS encoding sensor histidine kinase, translated as MSLARRLATATRKPVETLGAPGMIVGVVSVAALGFSLIVLAREYDRLRRTGREVSERSIESWARATPVDEVGRTLADYADAWRSQPDDPVLLGRVREALAALGGSAELSDPRFAVVAIERLELTLADGTPQASWFSQTPSMPGIAAEERRLILLDGQSESGAVPAVGLVVSYRAGALVEETLAGLETSYRRLLLAVLGLSGYSLLCLLAMVLQVRVLSDRAARESAQRATLDLADRTCHELGNVVFVLANERRNLANHLDQFDLLLDRLPDALADALLDAGIDPSKVTRVRRAFERRLADEGLDPEVDLRTGSDIARDVARQISVCSQYIALTVRELDGYLKQSSLPVEPVPMPVGEAIDEALTLLGPRIESASATVDRPSAEGLELRVRADRRLLVHALVNLFKNALEATSTTPSGAPPRITLSSDRHGPLVRIGVRDNGPGVPDAVAPRLFQAGTSTKGAGRGRGLAIASDSIQAQGGTLSLAPSNGSGACFLIELPAASDEPV; from the coding sequence ATGTCTCTTGCGCGACGCCTGGCGACTGCGACCCGGAAACCGGTGGAGACGCTCGGTGCGCCGGGGATGATCGTGGGGGTGGTCTCGGTGGCGGCCCTCGGGTTCAGTTTGATCGTGCTGGCCCGTGAGTACGACCGGCTGCGGAGAACCGGGCGCGAGGTCTCGGAGCGTTCGATCGAGTCGTGGGCTCGGGCGACTCCGGTCGATGAGGTGGGCCGGACCCTGGCCGATTATGCCGACGCCTGGCGATCGCAGCCGGACGACCCGGTCTTGCTCGGTCGGGTTCGCGAAGCGTTGGCCGCCCTCGGAGGGTCGGCCGAGCTGAGCGACCCTCGGTTTGCGGTTGTGGCGATCGAGCGGCTGGAGCTGACGCTTGCTGACGGCACTCCGCAGGCCTCGTGGTTCAGCCAGACCCCCTCGATGCCGGGGATCGCGGCGGAGGAACGTCGGTTGATTCTGCTCGACGGCCAGTCGGAGTCGGGGGCGGTGCCGGCGGTCGGGCTGGTCGTCAGCTACCGAGCGGGGGCGTTGGTCGAGGAGACGCTTGCGGGTCTGGAAACGTCGTATCGGAGGCTCCTGCTGGCGGTGCTGGGGTTGTCGGGATACTCGTTGCTCTGCCTGCTGGCGATGGTCCTTCAGGTCCGGGTGCTCAGTGACCGGGCGGCCCGCGAGTCGGCCCAGCGGGCGACGCTCGACCTGGCCGATCGGACCTGTCACGAGCTGGGCAACGTCGTCTTCGTCCTGGCCAACGAGCGCCGAAACCTGGCCAACCACCTCGACCAGTTCGACCTCCTGCTCGACCGCCTCCCCGATGCCCTGGCCGATGCCCTGCTCGATGCCGGGATCGACCCCTCGAAGGTCACCCGGGTCCGACGCGCCTTCGAGCGTCGCCTGGCCGACGAGGGGCTCGACCCCGAGGTGGATCTGCGGACCGGCTCGGACATTGCCCGAGACGTGGCCCGACAGATCAGCGTCTGCTCGCAGTACATCGCCCTGACGGTCCGGGAACTGGACGGCTACCTGAAGCAGTCATCCCTTCCGGTCGAGCCGGTGCCGATGCCCGTGGGCGAGGCGATCGACGAGGCCCTGACCCTGCTCGGCCCCCGGATCGAGTCGGCCTCGGCCACGGTCGATCGCCCTTCGGCCGAGGGGCTTGAGCTGCGGGTCCGGGCCGATCGTCGGTTGCTCGTCCATGCTCTGGTCAACCTGTTCAAGAACGCCCTGGAGGCCACCTCGACGACCCCGTCCGGCGCCCCGCCCCGGATCACCCTTTCGAGCGACCGGCACGGCCCCCTCGTCCGGATCGGTGTGCGCGACAATGGCCCCGGCGTTCCCGATGCCGTCGCCCCCCGCCTCTTCCAGGCCGGCACCTCCACCAAGGGTGCTGGTCGCGGCCGAGGCCTGGCGATCGCTTCCGACTCCATCCAGGCCCAGGGCGGGACCCTTAGCCTCGCTCCGTCCAACGGCTCCGGGGCCTGCTTCCTGATCGAGCTTCCGGCTGCGAGCGACGAGCCGGTGTGA
- a CDS encoding sigma-70 family RNA polymerase sigma factor has product MSRRLSGDVIRQIGVIFRGGTVVGLGDEELLERFVDRDDRAVAEAAFQAIVTRHGPMVLSVCRRSLSDPADAEDAFQATFLVLARKARSVRVRDGSLGPWLRGVARKVARKAHCQAMRRPDGRGSIVPEVVSTASGPIEAAESRERAVLLRNEVARLPEHYRQAVELCHLEGQSIDEAAAALGRPSGTIKVRLARARALLRVRLSRRGLSPDPLPVVPAALIARTVRVVAVDTFRSAGVAGLGAFGSGAVVTLAEGAITMMAWAKVQGAGVALLSLGVTVAAVGGLTAGGGDGELGDAVAVPQGTGQPAGVSPVDGNKIPPRDAAFVADQIEFRKELLAEVQKNLQLLERSKRLGELEIESLEIQIRDLEEELNDLQKAEREAMPPAGQGDGPFDLPPERSPFDEDDVKPEIGARRNPEADREKGRLPEPPEWVSPEAPRKWERSENAAPEYVVEPPDLLRVEVLEALPGRPITGERLVQPDGRVSLEFYGELYVEGLTVPEIKEKVVLHLRRFLSDDSLGLIEFNPRTSEYVMIHPRDTNRVFVDVTGYNSKVIYLHGDVVQPGRIVMNFRETVLDVIIQAGGLLPSADPGNIRLVRPPSERGEGEAEVLPIDWEGIVERGESETNYTLKPGDRILVGRKTEQPDARQIVEAWFLEDEEVRSTREAVLDLDRQYQETRQRTRNTDAPAFKRLEVDRQFRLKRYFDLWSAREPEYRSRLADEFGLDWDPVWMKGGPPAIENESRDAPAETLGDPGTNEMTLPEVERTMRRLEDKLDALMERIEPQPDPAGDEGGGTGF; this is encoded by the coding sequence ATGTCAAGACGGTTGTCGGGGGATGTGATCCGGCAGATCGGGGTGATCTTCCGAGGGGGCACGGTCGTGGGCCTCGGGGATGAGGAGCTGCTGGAGCGCTTCGTCGATCGGGACGACCGCGCGGTGGCCGAGGCCGCCTTCCAGGCGATCGTCACCCGGCACGGGCCGATGGTCCTGTCCGTCTGCCGACGATCGCTTTCGGACCCGGCCGACGCGGAGGATGCCTTCCAGGCGACGTTCCTCGTGCTGGCGAGAAAGGCCCGATCGGTCCGGGTGAGGGATGGATCGCTCGGGCCGTGGCTCCGAGGCGTCGCGCGGAAGGTGGCTCGCAAGGCGCATTGTCAGGCGATGCGGCGGCCGGACGGTCGCGGATCGATCGTGCCCGAGGTCGTGTCGACGGCCTCGGGGCCGATCGAGGCGGCGGAGTCTCGGGAGCGGGCCGTCCTGCTGCGGAACGAGGTGGCTCGGCTGCCGGAGCATTACCGGCAGGCGGTGGAGCTGTGCCACCTGGAAGGCCAGAGCATCGACGAGGCCGCCGCGGCGCTCGGCCGCCCGAGCGGGACGATCAAGGTCCGCCTGGCTCGGGCTCGGGCCTTGCTTCGCGTTCGATTGAGTCGTCGGGGGCTTTCCCCCGATCCCCTGCCGGTCGTGCCGGCGGCCTTGATCGCCCGGACGGTCCGGGTGGTGGCGGTGGACACCTTCCGATCGGCCGGGGTGGCGGGGTTGGGGGCGTTCGGTTCCGGGGCGGTGGTCACACTTGCGGAAGGAGCAATCACGATGATGGCATGGGCGAAGGTTCAGGGCGCGGGCGTGGCGTTGCTTTCGCTCGGGGTGACGGTCGCGGCGGTCGGGGGCCTGACGGCGGGAGGGGGGGACGGGGAGCTTGGGGACGCGGTTGCCGTCCCCCAGGGGACGGGTCAACCGGCGGGAGTCTCGCCCGTCGACGGGAATAAGATCCCGCCTCGAGATGCGGCGTTTGTTGCCGATCAAATCGAGTTCAGGAAGGAGTTACTGGCCGAGGTTCAGAAGAACCTCCAACTCCTCGAACGGTCGAAACGTCTGGGAGAACTGGAGATCGAGTCTCTGGAGATCCAGATTCGTGACCTCGAAGAGGAGTTGAACGACCTTCAGAAGGCGGAGCGAGAGGCAATGCCACCGGCCGGGCAAGGGGATGGTCCCTTCGATCTGCCGCCGGAACGATCACCCTTCGATGAGGACGATGTGAAGCCCGAGATCGGCGCCCGGCGGAACCCCGAGGCGGATCGGGAGAAGGGCCGATTGCCCGAACCGCCGGAGTGGGTGTCGCCCGAGGCTCCTCGGAAGTGGGAGCGATCGGAGAATGCCGCTCCCGAGTACGTGGTGGAACCGCCGGACCTGCTCCGCGTTGAGGTCCTGGAGGCGTTGCCGGGTCGGCCGATCACCGGGGAACGTCTGGTGCAGCCCGACGGGAGGGTGTCGCTCGAATTCTACGGAGAACTGTACGTCGAGGGACTGACCGTGCCGGAGATCAAGGAGAAGGTGGTCCTCCACCTTCGTCGGTTCCTGAGCGACGATTCGCTCGGGCTGATCGAGTTTAATCCGAGGACATCCGAATATGTGATGATCCACCCAAGAGACACGAACCGCGTGTTCGTGGATGTGACCGGATACAACAGCAAGGTGATTTACCTCCATGGAGACGTGGTCCAGCCGGGCAGGATTGTGATGAATTTCCGGGAGACCGTCCTCGACGTGATCATCCAGGCGGGCGGCCTTCTGCCGTCGGCCGATCCGGGGAACATCCGGCTGGTCCGGCCTCCTTCGGAAAGGGGCGAGGGAGAGGCCGAGGTGCTGCCGATCGACTGGGAGGGGATCGTCGAGCGGGGCGAATCCGAGACGAACTACACGCTGAAGCCGGGGGATCGCATCCTGGTGGGTCGAAAGACCGAGCAGCCCGACGCCCGGCAGATCGTTGAGGCTTGGTTCCTGGAGGATGAGGAGGTTCGGAGCACGCGGGAGGCGGTGCTTGACCTCGATCGTCAATATCAGGAGACCCGACAACGCACTCGCAATACGGATGCCCCGGCCTTCAAACGCCTGGAAGTCGATCGCCAATTTCGGTTGAAACGGTATTTTGACCTTTGGTCCGCTCGGGAGCCTGAATATCGCTCCAGGCTTGCCGACGAGTTCGGGTTGGACTGGGACCCGGTCTGGATGAAAGGTGGTCCGCCGGCCATCGAGAATGAGTCGAGGGATGCGCCGGCGGAGACCTTGGGCGATCCGGGAACGAATGAGATGACCCTGCCGGAAGTCGAGCGGACGATGCGAAGGCTGGAAGACAAGCTGGATGCGTTGATGGAGCGGATCGAGCCACAACCGGACCCAGCCGGGGACGAGGGAGGAGGAACCGGGTTCTGA
- a CDS encoding type II toxin-antitoxin system VapC family toxin, with the protein MIFVDTGAWYSRLVPSEVDHLQVVRWLATQTEPLLTTDYVVDETLTLFRSRGHTTLAIAFGDHIFRGDLARLYVLSETEIRLAWETFRRFDDKGWSFTDCTSKVVIERLEITTALALDQHFRQFGSVTVVP; encoded by the coding sequence ATGATCTTCGTGGATACCGGGGCCTGGTACTCCAGGCTGGTACCCTCGGAGGTGGATCATCTCCAGGTTGTTCGCTGGCTTGCAACCCAGACCGAACCACTCCTGACCACAGATTACGTGGTGGATGAAACGCTGACTCTCTTCCGATCGCGAGGGCACACAACCCTGGCGATCGCCTTCGGTGATCACATCTTCAGAGGGGATCTGGCCCGACTTTACGTCCTGAGTGAGACGGAAATCCGCCTCGCCTGGGAGACATTCCGTCGCTTCGACGACAAGGGATGGAGCTTCACCGACTGTACAAGCAAGGTGGTGATCGAGCGCCTTGAGATCACGACAGCGCTCGCGCTCGATCAGCACTTCCGACAGTTTGGCTCCGTCACCGTCGTCCCCTGA
- a CDS encoding antitoxin family protein, whose translation MSITVVEAVYQNGVLRLAKPIDLAEGTRVEVVVTPKAVEQPSSRNVNEILDELTSLARVEHVPTQVGRDHDTHLYGEGDAQ comes from the coding sequence ATGTCGATCACAGTGGTCGAGGCAGTCTATCAGAACGGCGTTCTCCGCCTGGCGAAGCCCATCGACCTGGCCGAAGGCACGAGGGTTGAGGTCGTCGTAACCCCGAAGGCCGTGGAACAGCCCTCCTCCCGCAACGTGAACGAAATCCTCGACGAACTGACCTCGCTTGCCCGGGTCGAACACGTACCGACGCAGGTCGGACGTGACCACGATACCCACCTCTACGGCGAGGGGGACGCACAATGA
- a CDS encoding Uma2 family endonuclease: MTTATPSELMTIEAFLALPEDGMRRELIRGELREKEMPRRNRWHSSVESRVVAALSVWLDTQPEPRGLIVSGEAGFILQRDPDSGVGIDVAYVSAEVTARDPEGAYFEGPPVLAVEILSPSDTQQEIDEKIVLYLETGVARVWIINPRFKTVTVYRPDAPPEQFNETHELTAEPLLPRFQVPVASLF; this comes from the coding sequence ATGACCACCGCGACCCCATCGGAGCTGATGACGATCGAGGCGTTCCTGGCGCTGCCCGAGGATGGGATGCGGCGGGAACTGATCCGGGGGGAGCTGCGGGAGAAGGAGATGCCCCGTCGCAATCGATGGCATAGCAGTGTGGAGAGCCGGGTGGTCGCGGCACTTTCCGTCTGGCTCGACACGCAGCCGGAGCCGAGGGGTTTGATCGTCTCGGGGGAGGCGGGGTTCATCTTGCAGCGCGATCCGGATTCGGGGGTGGGGATCGACGTGGCGTATGTGTCGGCCGAGGTGACGGCGAGGGATCCGGAAGGGGCGTATTTTGAAGGGCCGCCGGTGCTGGCGGTGGAGATCCTGTCGCCGTCGGACACGCAGCAGGAGATTGATGAGAAGATCGTGCTGTATCTGGAGACGGGGGTTGCGCGGGTCTGGATCATCAACCCCCGGTTCAAGACGGTGACGGTTTACCGACCCGACGCTCCCCCAGAGCAGTTCAATGAGACGCACGAATTGACCGCCGAGCCCCTCCTGCCGCGATTCCAGGTGCCCGTGGCGAGTCTGTTCTGA
- a CDS encoding DUF5131 family protein: MADHSKIEWTDATWNPVRGCTKISPGCAHCYAETFAERFRGVRGHPYEQGFDLKLIPGKLVEPLRWSKPKMVFVNSMSDLFHKDVPEEYVRAVAEVMRQAKWHTFQVLTKRSERLREMLRTSLSDLAGASHIWWGVSVENRKHGLPRIEHLREAPGAVRFLSVEPLLEDLGELDLSGIAWVIVGGESGHGARPMQAEWVRNVRDQCAAAGVPFFFKQWGGVRKKVAGRELDGRTHDDRPEASRVAMATTEERLSMINDFQYHLGRNSGLRRVTP, from the coding sequence ATGGCGGATCACTCGAAGATCGAATGGACGGATGCGACGTGGAACCCGGTGAGGGGGTGCACGAAGATCAGTCCGGGGTGCGCGCATTGCTATGCGGAGACGTTTGCGGAGCGGTTCCGGGGGGTGCGGGGGCATCCGTATGAGCAGGGGTTTGATCTGAAGCTGATTCCGGGGAAGTTGGTGGAGCCACTGAGGTGGTCGAAGCCGAAGATGGTGTTCGTGAACTCGATGAGCGACCTGTTTCACAAAGATGTGCCCGAGGAGTATGTGCGAGCGGTCGCGGAGGTGATGAGGCAGGCGAAGTGGCATACGTTTCAGGTGTTGACGAAACGATCGGAACGGTTGAGGGAAATGCTGCGGACGAGCTTGAGCGACCTCGCGGGCGCATCGCACATCTGGTGGGGGGTGAGTGTCGAGAACAGGAAGCACGGCTTGCCGAGGATTGAGCATTTGAGAGAGGCGCCGGGCGCGGTCAGGTTTCTCTCGGTGGAACCGTTGCTGGAAGACCTGGGCGAGTTGGATCTGTCGGGGATTGCGTGGGTGATCGTCGGCGGGGAGAGCGGGCATGGTGCTCGACCGATGCAGGCGGAGTGGGTGAGGAACGTTCGCGATCAGTGCGCAGCGGCGGGGGTGCCGTTCTTCTTCAAGCAGTGGGGCGGCGTGCGGAAGAAGGTGGCGGGGCGGGAACTCGATGGGCGGACCCACGATGATCGGCCTGAAGCAAGTCGGGTGGCGATGGCAACGACCGAGGAACGCCTCTCAATGATAAACGATTTTCAATACCATCTTGGTAGGAACTCGGGCTTACGGAGGGTGACCCCTTGA
- the tcmP gene encoding three-Cys-motif partner protein TcmP, producing the protein MISSLQQFGNQSWTQDKLERVRKYLVAYSKIMNNLNFNYMYIDGFAGTGYHELKQEKDDGGDRLFPEAEEPEVKKFLDGSARIALQVEPRFQRYVFIEKSRKKAAELHKLRDEFPDKRDDIEIKPVEANACLQDICRITPWRTGSRQHRAVMFIDPFGMQLSWETLKAVAVTEAIDTWILFPVSAVNRLLKRDGEMRDSWRYRLDSMFGEPDWYDVFFPRPRATLFDNIDSRRKLADMTLIGKYFNDRLSTIFADVASNPYTLRNTRGVPLFLLCFAVANPDPKASRLAIKIAQDILKRESSTPRLLFPMTD; encoded by the coding sequence TTGATTTCGTCTTTGCAACAATTCGGCAACCAGAGCTGGACCCAGGACAAACTGGAACGTGTGCGGAAGTATCTGGTCGCCTACAGCAAAATCATGAATAATTTAAATTTTAATTATATGTATATAGATGGTTTTGCGGGTACCGGCTATCACGAGTTGAAGCAGGAAAAAGATGACGGAGGCGATCGCCTCTTTCCAGAGGCCGAGGAGCCCGAAGTCAAGAAGTTTCTCGACGGCTCGGCCCGCATTGCCCTTCAGGTGGAACCTCGATTTCAGAGATATGTGTTCATAGAAAAGAGTCGAAAAAAGGCCGCGGAACTTCACAAGTTGCGTGATGAGTTTCCTGATAAACGCGATGACATCGAAATCAAGCCGGTTGAGGCCAACGCTTGTCTTCAAGATATTTGCCGAATAACGCCATGGCGGACTGGTTCTCGGCAGCATCGAGCCGTGATGTTCATCGACCCGTTCGGGATGCAGCTTTCCTGGGAGACTCTGAAAGCCGTAGCGGTCACTGAGGCCATCGATACGTGGATCCTGTTCCCAGTTAGCGCTGTGAACCGTTTGCTTAAACGGGACGGTGAGATGCGTGACTCATGGCGTTACCGTCTTGACAGTATGTTTGGCGAACCCGACTGGTACGATGTGTTTTTCCCTAGGCCAAGGGCAACTCTTTTTGACAACATTGACTCGCGTCGGAAATTGGCCGACATGACACTAATCGGTAAGTATTTTAACGATCGCCTCAGTACGATTTTCGCCGACGTTGCGTCGAATCCGTACACGCTCAGGAACACGCGCGGAGTGCCACTATTCCTGCTTTGCTTTGCGGTGGCGAATCCCGACCCGAAGGCCTCGAGACTTGCAATCAAGATCGCGCAAGACATCCTGAAGCGAGAGTCCTCAACACCCAGGTTGTTGTTCCCCATGACGGATTGA
- a CDS encoding multiheme c-type cytochrome: MSFRGVFLAVFLGTAMIVAAFVVNSRRPAVEVARTTPAMVKATGRCAQCHEHETGAVVHEFEMSAHASAGLNCMDCHTPQEGQEVLPHQGFEIVKQVTALNCSGCHKDQYDQYLRSRHAAPSWAAVTGAEDFTAEQIAFAEQYHPGWVDREPNALAMLQGPASITKGCQKCHDIGKPNADGSIGSCTSCHARHVASVELARSPQTCGQCHMGPDHSQLEIYNESKHGVLFHAQRHDMNLGADPKTLTSKDMPVPTCSTCHMSGIGDRLDPTHDVGERLSYFLFAEVSDRRDDFRKKQIEMKASCLECHTNNNISTFYREAESVLKSTNSLVKQAREVMEGLYEENLLTPAPFDEPIEFLYFDLWHYYGRTAKHGAFMGGADFVQWHGFYELVAKLAEIKHHAAELRGEGKEDADSSDTATDAE; the protein is encoded by the coding sequence ATGTCCTTTCGCGGTGTCTTTCTTGCCGTCTTTCTCGGCACGGCCATGATCGTGGCCGCCTTTGTCGTCAACAGCCGCCGCCCGGCCGTCGAGGTCGCCCGAACCACCCCGGCGATGGTCAAGGCCACCGGCCGCTGTGCTCAGTGCCACGAACACGAAACCGGCGCGGTCGTCCATGAATTCGAGATGAGCGCCCACGCTTCCGCCGGACTCAACTGCATGGATTGCCACACCCCCCAGGAAGGCCAGGAGGTCCTGCCGCATCAGGGCTTCGAGATCGTCAAGCAGGTCACCGCCCTGAACTGCTCCGGCTGCCACAAGGACCAGTACGATCAGTACCTCCGCAGCCGGCACGCCGCCCCCTCCTGGGCCGCCGTCACCGGCGCCGAGGATTTCACCGCCGAGCAAATCGCCTTTGCCGAGCAGTACCACCCCGGCTGGGTCGATCGCGAGCCGAACGCCCTGGCCATGCTCCAGGGTCCCGCTTCGATCACCAAGGGCTGCCAGAAGTGCCACGACATTGGGAAGCCGAACGCCGACGGCTCGATCGGCTCGTGTACCTCGTGCCACGCCCGCCACGTCGCCTCGGTCGAGCTGGCCCGATCTCCCCAGACCTGCGGCCAGTGCCACATGGGGCCCGATCATTCGCAGCTCGAAATCTACAACGAATCGAAGCACGGCGTCCTCTTCCACGCCCAGCGCCACGACATGAACCTCGGGGCTGATCCCAAGACCCTCACCTCGAAGGACATGCCAGTCCCCACCTGCTCCACCTGCCACATGAGCGGCATCGGAGATCGCCTCGACCCCACCCACGACGTCGGCGAACGCCTCTCCTACTTCCTCTTTGCCGAGGTCTCCGACCGTCGCGACGACTTCCGCAAAAAGCAGATCGAGATGAAGGCGTCCTGCCTCGAATGCCACACGAACAATAACATCAGCACCTTCTACCGAGAGGCCGAAAGCGTCCTCAAGTCCACCAACTCCCTCGTCAAGCAGGCCCGAGAGGTCATGGAAGGGCTTTACGAGGAAAATCTCCTCACCCCCGCCCCCTTCGACGAGCCAATCGAGTTCCTCTACTTCGACCTCTGGCACTACTACGGCCGCACGGCCAAACACGGCGCCTTCATGGGCGGAGCCGACTTCGTCCAGTGGCACGGCTTCTACGAACTCGTCGCCAAGCTCGCCGAAATCAAGCACCATGCCGCCGAGTTGCGCGGGGAGGGCAAGGAGGATGCCGACTCATCCGACACCGCCACCGACGCCGAGTGA
- a CDS encoding thioredoxin domain-containing protein encodes MTHAADRPANRLAGETSPYLLQHQYNPVDWYPWGEEAFARARAEDKPIFLSVGYSACHWCHVMERESFENDAIARIMNEHFINVKVDREERPDVDQIYMAAIQALSGHGGWPMSVFLTPEGKPFWGGTYFPPRDARGMPGFARVLTSIHDAWTDRREALMNSARELTDHLGAAGRVPPSEGELDSGLLDHALKQLERAFEPKDGGFGSAPKFPHPMDLRLLLRLHRYKGDDHSLYMVRHTLGKMARGGIYDHLGGGFARYSTDNEWLVPHFEKMLYDNALLASTYIEAYQLTKDPEFARVARKIFDYTLGRMTDPEGGFYATEDADSEGEEGKYYVWTLDEIREVLGADRAETFAMVFDVTEQGNWEGHTILNMPKPLDQAAAAIGRDVDELRSELDEDQAMLLAVREQRIPPGKDTKVLTSWNGLMIAAMADGGHALRDDRYLDAAEKAAAFLLDRMRGDDGRLLHSFKDGQAKFNAYLDDYANLIDGLTRLYEATGKVRWVALALDLTEVMIAQFFDAEDGGFFYTGVDHEALITRTKDAYDNATPSGNAMAATALARLAALTGRGDLDELARRTIQSVRLVLEKAPTAAGQSLIALDFLLSRSKEIAVVAGEDRGELVEVLRRIRGRFLPHAVVAPTAPDEGEQAEAAQIVPLLADRPVREGKTTIYVCENFTCQEPVFLDRLESALGDE; translated from the coding sequence ATGACCCACGCTGCCGACCGACCCGCCAACCGCCTTGCCGGGGAGACGAGTCCGTACCTGCTTCAGCATCAGTATAACCCGGTGGACTGGTATCCTTGGGGCGAGGAAGCCTTTGCCAGGGCCAGGGCCGAGGACAAGCCGATCTTCCTGTCGGTCGGTTACTCGGCCTGCCACTGGTGCCACGTGATGGAGCGGGAGAGCTTCGAGAATGACGCGATCGCTCGGATCATGAACGAGCACTTCATTAACGTGAAGGTTGATCGGGAAGAACGGCCCGACGTGGATCAGATCTACATGGCGGCGATCCAGGCCCTGAGCGGTCATGGCGGCTGGCCGATGTCGGTTTTTCTCACACCCGAGGGAAAGCCCTTTTGGGGGGGGACCTATTTCCCTCCCCGAGACGCTCGGGGGATGCCGGGGTTTGCCCGCGTCTTGACCAGTATTCATGATGCCTGGACCGATCGCCGCGAGGCCCTGATGAACTCGGCCAGGGAATTGACCGACCACCTGGGAGCCGCAGGCCGGGTGCCGCCGTCGGAGGGGGAACTGGACTCGGGCTTGCTCGATCATGCGCTCAAGCAACTGGAGCGGGCGTTTGAGCCGAAGGACGGGGGGTTCGGATCGGCGCCCAAGTTTCCGCATCCGATGGATTTGCGTTTACTGTTGCGTTTGCATCGGTACAAAGGAGATGACCACTCGCTGTACATGGTTCGCCACACGCTTGGGAAGATGGCGAGAGGAGGAATCTACGACCACCTTGGCGGCGGCTTTGCGCGGTACTCGACCGACAACGAGTGGTTAGTGCCCCACTTCGAGAAGATGCTTTATGACAATGCGTTGCTGGCCTCGACCTACATCGAGGCGTATCAATTGACGAAGGATCCGGAGTTCGCCCGCGTGGCTCGGAAGATCTTCGACTACACCCTCGGGCGAATGACGGATCCTGAGGGGGGCTTCTACGCTACCGAGGACGCCGATAGCGAAGGCGAGGAAGGGAAATACTACGTCTGGACGCTCGATGAGATTCGAGAGGTGCTCGGGGCCGATCGGGCCGAGACGTTCGCGATGGTCTTTGACGTGACGGAGCAGGGGAACTGGGAGGGGCATACCATCTTGAACATGCCCAAACCGCTAGATCAGGCTGCGGCGGCAATTGGCCGAGACGTGGACGAACTCCGCTCCGAGCTGGATGAGGATCAGGCAATGCTCCTGGCCGTCCGGGAGCAACGGATCCCGCCGGGGAAGGATACGAAGGTACTTACGTCGTGGAACGGATTGATGATTGCCGCGATGGCCGACGGAGGTCATGCCTTGAGGGACGATCGCTACCTCGACGCTGCAGAGAAGGCGGCAGCCTTCTTGCTGGATCGGATGCGGGGCGACGACGGCCGATTGCTGCATAGCTTCAAGGATGGTCAGGCAAAGTTCAATGCGTATCTCGACGATTATGCGAACTTGATTGACGGTCTGACTCGGCTTTACGAGGCGACGGGGAAGGTGCGCTGGGTTGCATTGGCTCTGGATTTGACGGAGGTGATGATCGCTCAGTTCTTCGATGCGGAAGACGGCGGGTTCTTCTATACCGGCGTCGATCACGAGGCACTCATTACCCGGACGAAAGATGCATATGACAATGCAACCCCTTCGGGCAATGCGATGGCCGCGACGGCGCTTGCTCGGCTGGCCGCATTGACGGGTCGAGGTGATCTGGACGAACTTGCGCGTCGGACGATTCAATCCGTGCGCCTGGTCCTGGAGAAGGCCCCGACGGCGGCGGGGCAGAGCCTGATTGCGCTGGATTTCCTGCTCTCCCGATCGAAGGAGATTGCCGTCGTGGCGGGAGAGGATCGGGGTGAACTGGTTGAGGTCTTGCGGCGGATTCGAGGGCGCTTCCTCCCCCATGCGGTTGTCGCGCCGACGGCTCCGGATGAGGGCGAGCAGGCCGAAGCGGCGCAGATCGTGCCGTTGCTGGCGGATCGGCCAGTGAGGGAGGGGAAGACAACGATCTATGTTTGCGAGAACTTCACCTGCCAGGAGCCGGTCTTCCTGGATCGGCTCGAATCAGCCCTTGGGGACGAATGA